Proteins encoded by one window of Massilia sp. NR 4-1:
- a CDS encoding ATP-binding cassette domain-containing protein, producing the protein MYFNIDIEKTLRSGQREFKLKANFTSNSGRIVIYGASGAGKSQMLKAVAGLMQPDRGVIELAGKRLFDSAAGINITPQKRRVAYLFQDYALFPHLNVRQNIAFGMRGGWFNPKPTANSEALEYWLDAFELRAVAHQPPSQLSGGQRQRVALARALIANPAALLLDEPFAALDPALRVRMRAELDALQQRLGIPMLLITHDPDDANTFGGHVLTMSDGAIIEERHV; encoded by the coding sequence ATGTACTTCAATATCGACATCGAAAAGACCCTGCGCTCCGGCCAGCGCGAATTCAAGCTGAAGGCGAACTTCACGTCCAACAGCGGGCGCATCGTGATTTACGGCGCTTCCGGCGCGGGCAAGAGCCAGATGCTGAAAGCCGTGGCAGGCCTGATGCAGCCCGACCGCGGCGTGATCGAGCTGGCCGGCAAGCGCCTGTTCGACAGCGCGGCCGGCATCAATATCACGCCGCAGAAACGGCGCGTGGCCTACCTGTTCCAGGACTATGCCTTGTTCCCGCACCTGAATGTGCGGCAGAATATCGCCTTTGGCATGCGGGGCGGCTGGTTCAATCCCAAGCCCACGGCCAATTCCGAGGCGCTCGAATACTGGCTGGACGCTTTCGAGCTGCGCGCCGTGGCGCACCAGCCGCCGTCCCAGCTCTCGGGCGGACAGCGGCAGCGTGTGGCCCTGGCGCGCGCCCTGATTGCCAATCCGGCGGCGCTGCTGCTGGATGAGCCTTTCGCCGCCCTCGACCCGGCCCTGCGCGTGCGCATGCGCGCGGAGCTGGACGCATTGCAGCAGCGCCTGGGCATTCCCATGCTGCTGATTACGCACGATCCCGACGATGCCAACACTTTCGGCGGCCATGTCCTGACCATGTCGGACGGCGCCATTATCGAGGAGCGCCATGTCTAG
- the modB gene encoding molybdate ABC transporter permease subunit: MDAAWTALGLSLKVAMWATLLDLVLGVAAGYLLARCRFPGRDLLDAVLTLPMVMPPTVLGYYLLVLIGRQGPLGAWLQSSFGINLIFTWQAAVLAAAVVAFPLVLKAARSAFETVDVQLEQAARVLGVSEFAIFLRVTLPLAWRGVLAGVLLAFARTMGEFGATLMVAGSIPGKTQTLSIAVYEAVQAGQDDTANLLVLITSLTCVVVLVLANRLTPSRNPQD, translated from the coding sequence ATGGATGCTGCATGGACCGCGCTCGGTCTCTCGCTCAAGGTGGCGATGTGGGCGACGCTGCTGGACCTGGTGCTGGGCGTGGCGGCCGGCTATCTGCTGGCGCGCTGCCGCTTTCCAGGACGCGACCTGCTGGACGCGGTGCTGACGCTGCCGATGGTGATGCCGCCCACGGTGCTGGGCTACTACCTGCTGGTGCTGATCGGCCGCCAGGGGCCGTTGGGCGCCTGGCTGCAAAGCAGCTTCGGCATCAATCTGATCTTCACCTGGCAGGCGGCGGTGCTGGCGGCCGCCGTCGTCGCCTTCCCGCTGGTGCTGAAGGCGGCGCGCTCCGCCTTTGAAACGGTGGACGTGCAACTGGAGCAGGCGGCGCGCGTGCTGGGCGTCTCCGAATTCGCCATCTTCCTGCGCGTGACCCTGCCGCTGGCCTGGCGCGGCGTGCTGGCCGGCGTGCTGCTGGCCTTCGCCCGCACCATGGGCGAATTCGGCGCCACGCTGATGGTGGCGGGCAGCATTCCGGGCAAGACGCAGACCCTGTCCATCGCCGTGTATGAGGCGGTGCAGGCGGGCCAGGACGATACCGCCAATCTGCTGGTGCTGATCACCTCGCTCACCTGCGTGGTGGTGCTGGTGCTGGCCAACCGCCTCACGCCGAGCCGCAATCCGCAGGACTGA